The Thermoplasmata archaeon genome contains a region encoding:
- a CDS encoding homogentisate 1,2-dioxygenase: MALIAKRGTVPPTPHTEFYAVPGVLALEEIHGSYGFSGPWSRKIHVRAYPTDQVRPPRRGDFDLSPGFPPEADLLQPHHIRTGRMPYERDAIRGRKAIVAGPRTSLAISKPKEDMLTDTFFRNGERHEVYFVQEGEGRVRTEYGDLRFRKDVYVSLPKGTTYRVELDTDKAWFLIVESVYPITFAPQYFNKAGQATLMSPVVETEVELPELPPFRDEKGEFAVDAKFGGGKITRLTLGHHPFDLVGWEGALYPFVFDIRSHHGIAREIHTAPPMHQTFQSGNVPNNGFSLCSFVPVMQGWHPREVPAPYAHFNVDSDELMFFCNMAYEARKGVIEEGSFTFHPGATPHSPQGKAAEKSLADRGKVSPRLAVMLDTYFETMRITTDGWAFRDPEYVLSWSENRTTAQPAAPGWESPSA; this comes from the coding sequence ATGGCCCTCATTGCGAAGCGCGGTACCGTCCCGCCGACGCCGCATACGGAGTTCTACGCGGTCCCAGGCGTTCTGGCCCTCGAGGAGATCCACGGCAGCTACGGCTTCAGCGGACCCTGGTCCCGGAAGATCCACGTGCGGGCGTACCCCACGGACCAGGTGCGGCCGCCGCGGCGTGGGGACTTCGACCTGTCGCCCGGCTTCCCGCCCGAGGCCGACCTGCTCCAGCCCCATCACATCCGGACGGGCCGGATGCCCTACGAGCGGGACGCCATCCGCGGTCGCAAGGCAATCGTCGCGGGGCCCCGGACGTCCCTCGCGATCTCGAAGCCTAAGGAGGACATGCTCACGGACACGTTCTTTCGGAACGGGGAGCGGCACGAGGTCTATTTCGTCCAGGAGGGCGAGGGGCGCGTCCGCACGGAGTACGGCGATCTGCGCTTCCGCAAGGACGTGTACGTGTCCCTCCCGAAGGGGACCACCTATCGCGTCGAGCTGGACACCGACAAGGCGTGGTTCCTGATCGTGGAGTCCGTCTATCCGATCACGTTCGCGCCGCAGTACTTCAACAAGGCCGGCCAAGCGACCCTGATGTCCCCCGTGGTGGAGACGGAGGTCGAACTCCCCGAGCTTCCGCCGTTCCGGGACGAGAAGGGCGAGTTCGCCGTGGACGCGAAGTTCGGCGGCGGGAAGATCACGCGGCTCACCCTGGGCCACCATCCCTTCGACCTCGTGGGCTGGGAGGGCGCCCTCTACCCGTTCGTCTTCGACATCCGCAGCCACCACGGGATCGCGCGGGAGATCCACACCGCGCCGCCCATGCACCAGACGTTCCAGTCCGGGAACGTCCCGAACAACGGCTTCTCCCTGTGCTCGTTCGTCCCCGTGATGCAGGGGTGGCACCCGCGCGAGGTGCCCGCGCCGTACGCGCACTTCAACGTGGACAGCGACGAGCTCATGTTCTTCTGCAACATGGCCTACGAGGCGCGCAAGGGCGTCATCGAGGAGGGATCCTTCACGTTCCACCCCGGCGCCACGCCGCACAGTCCCCAGGGCAAGGCCGCGGAGAAGTCGCTCGCGGACCGGGGCAAGGTGTCCCCGCGGCTCGCGGTCATGCTGGACACGTACTTCGAGACCATGCGGATCACCACGGACGGCTGGGCGTTCCGCGACCCCGAGTACGTCCTGAGCTGGTCGGAGAACCGCACGACGGCCCAGCCTGCGGCGCCCGGGTGGGAGTCCCCGAGCGCGTGA
- a CDS encoding 3-isopropylmalate dehydratase large subunit has translation MPAQTMAEKILARASHEAAVTPGQIVDGYVDLLYMHEMLALALKPWDEIGVKKVWDPSKCVVTIDHWVPPPTAEVAKMHQAIREFCWAQGIARFHDVGDHGIIHQLVVERGYVHPGELVIGCDSHTNMAGAMGAFAAGIGATETAAVLATGKLWLKVPETLDVRVGGKLGNRTGAKDVILKVIQTTGDDGAAYKSVEFHGGTIKALPMNERFTLSNMTTEMGAKAGMVPSDATTKRYLEAAGAKGAYRALDADPDAAYLKVYDLDVDGMGPQVACPNNPANVKPVEEVAGAKIDMAFLGSCTNARIEDLRAAAEIMRGEKVATRVRMIVTPASQAIYRQAIKERLADVFLDAGATFTSSTCGPCFGGHMGVLGPKEVCISSTNRNYPGRMGSPEAQVYLASPYTVAASAVYGQITDPRGI, from the coding sequence ATGCCCGCCCAGACCATGGCCGAGAAGATCCTCGCCCGGGCGAGCCACGAGGCCGCGGTGACGCCGGGGCAGATCGTGGACGGCTACGTGGACCTGCTCTACATGCACGAGATGCTCGCCCTCGCCCTGAAGCCCTGGGACGAGATCGGCGTGAAAAAGGTCTGGGACCCCTCGAAGTGCGTCGTCACGATCGACCACTGGGTGCCGCCGCCGACGGCCGAGGTCGCCAAGATGCACCAGGCGATCCGGGAGTTCTGCTGGGCCCAGGGGATCGCGCGCTTCCACGACGTCGGGGACCACGGGATCATCCATCAGCTCGTCGTGGAGCGGGGGTACGTCCATCCCGGCGAGCTCGTCATCGGCTGCGATTCGCACACGAACATGGCGGGGGCCATGGGAGCCTTCGCCGCGGGGATCGGCGCGACGGAGACCGCCGCGGTCCTCGCGACGGGCAAGCTCTGGCTCAAGGTCCCCGAGACGCTCGACGTCCGCGTGGGCGGGAAGCTCGGGAACCGCACGGGCGCCAAGGATGTGATCCTGAAGGTCATCCAGACGACCGGGGACGACGGCGCCGCGTACAAGAGCGTCGAGTTCCACGGCGGCACGATCAAGGCGCTTCCCATGAACGAGCGCTTCACCTTGTCGAACATGACCACGGAGATGGGCGCGAAGGCCGGGATGGTGCCCTCGGACGCGACAACGAAGCGGTACCTGGAGGCGGCGGGGGCGAAGGGCGCCTACCGGGCGCTCGACGCGGACCCGGACGCGGCCTACCTGAAGGTGTACGACCTCGACGTGGACGGGATGGGCCCGCAGGTCGCGTGCCCGAACAACCCCGCGAACGTGAAGCCCGTCGAGGAGGTCGCGGGTGCGAAGATCGACATGGCCTTCCTGGGTTCGTGCACGAACGCACGGATCGAGGACCTGCGCGCCGCGGCGGAGATCATGCGGGGCGAGAAGGTCGCGACCCGCGTACGGATGATCGTGACGCCCGCGTCCCAAGCGATCTACCGCCAGGCGATTAAGGAACGCCTCGCGGACGTATTCCTCGACGCGGGCGCGACGTTCACGTCGTCGACGTGCGGACCCTGCTTCGGCGGCCACATGGGCGTCCTGGGGCCCAAAGAGGTCTGCATCTCGTCGACAAACCGGAACTATCCGGGGCGGATGGGCAGTCCGGAGGCCCAGGTGTACCTGGCCTCGCCCTACACGGTGGCCGCCTCGGCCGTCTACGGGCAGATCACGGATCCACGAGGGATCTAG